The following are encoded together in the Kwoniella europaea PYCC6329 chromosome 1, complete sequence genome:
- a CDS encoding 5'-3' exoribonuclease 2: MVCRNPHRHGVPALFRWLSKKYPKIVNRVIEDTPKKVRTQDGEIEEIPVQYDGPNPNGFEVDNLYLDMNGIVHPCTHPEGKPAPETEAEMMVEIFKYTERVVNMTRPRKVLMMAIDGVAPRAKMNQQRSRRFRAAQEAADKAEEKREAIKMFEAMGHTVSEETQNQKHWDTNAITPGTPFMDLLSMSLKYWVSHKLSTDPGWKNLKVILSDSSVPGEGEHKIMDWIRRQRSHSTWDPNTSHVIYGLDADLIMLSLATHEPHFRVLREDVFAQGNKGPQPCKNCGQTGHLTANCIGEKKAKDPNVVEVAKPVDPKPFIFLDVSCLREYLAVELNVPGVPFPFDHELAIDDWIFMIFFVGNDFLPHLPSLEIREGAIDVLLKIWRAELPRMGGYLTNHGKVNLDRAQVILEGLAKNEDEIFQKRKEDEERQEHHSKRRRIDDHRRQNEAKGDAGGQHTRFDSPPKGTMQLNGQEYVAVQPALTARGGPLHPSLPTRPAFDLVPKEEADKKQSDAVKKAMSNTASNSDIVKNRRAIRMANLSAAEALKAELLVGDNEPETVTVENTEDEEKEQLPKDEAKEILEEQGEDEGVDEEIVQPALVTDEDEGEAPIGDETIELDEGADESPSRPNKRKRTKVDENDEEEAEEDDESSSSSSDDDNDAPPNPEADQPIPKKKLKVNPDGTVDGYEDDVKLWEPGYRERYYEKKFGVSLSDTEFIQQITKSYMEGLCWVLEYYYQGVPAWDWFYPYHYAPFAQDFKDIGKLKIEFEISEPFKPFAQLLGVFPAASRIHLPEPLQELMINEDSPILDFYPEDFEIDMNGKKMAWQGVALLPFIDQDRLLAALESKEKDLKPEERIRNRWGDNIMFVSNQQEYGLSEVCSEMYGLKFKDVHMPVPLNPKQSEGATGSILAVPNYIPYSTFESPIPEIEECPDLTNNNSISVRYYFPKQAHPHRSVILPQYKPGPSRLNESDKDWVRRGGGGGGGHRRGPRQSGGDNRTGGPGMGRGGYGGGYAPPGNAYNPPRPSYGGGGGGYGGYNAPPPAPAPAPYGGYGGSYGGYGGAPAGSAYSAPGQGGYGGYGGGSAYSAYNPPPARNSNPYAAPPPNPYGAPPRPAYGVPPPQGGYGGYGGAGGGTGAGRGGYNPYGGGNSAYQPRNGNSGGGGGRGGRRY, encoded by the exons ATGGTATGTCGAAATCCCCATCGGCAT GGTGTCCCAGCATTGTTCAGATGGTTATCCAAGAAATACCCTAAAATCGTCAATCGGGTAATCGAAGATACGCCCAAGAAAGTTAGGACGCAGGATGgggagattgaagagatacCTGTTCAGTATGATGGACCGAATCCGAATGGGTTCGAGGTGGATAACCTGTATC TCGATATGAACGGTATCGTCCATCCATGTACTCACCCCGAAGGTAAACCTGCACCAGAGACCGAAGCTGAAATGATGGTTGAGATTTTCAAATATACCGAAAGAGTCGTGAATATGACCAGGCCCAGgaaggtattgatgatggCTATTG ATGGTGTCGCACCGAGAGCAAAGATGAATCAACAGCGTTCGAGACGTTTCAGAGCTGCTCAAGAAGCGGCGgacaaagctgaagagaagcGAGAAGCGATAAAGATGTTTGAAGCTATGGGACATACCGTCTCGGAGGAAACGCAGAATCAGAAACATTGGGATACGAACGCTATTACGCCAG GAACCCCGTTTATGGACCTCCTATCAATGTCCTTAAAATACTGGGTTTCTCACAAACTCTCCACCGACCCAGGATGGAAGAACCTCAAAGTCATCTTGTCAGATTCAAGTGTacctggagaaggtgaacatAAAATCATGGACTGGATAAGAAGACAAAGATCTCATTCGACTTGGGACCCCAATACATCACACGTCATATATGGTTTAGATGCGGACCTGATCATGCTTTCGTTAGCTACTCATGAACCTCACTTTAGAGTgttgagagaagatgttTTCGCTCAGGGAAATAAGGGACCTCAGCCTTGTAAGAATTGTGGACAGACAGGTCATTTGACCGCTAATTGTATTG GCGagaaaaaagcaaaagatCCAAATGTCGTGGAAGTAGCCAAACCCGTCGACCCCaaaccattcatcttccttgacGTCTCATGTCTACGAGAATATTTAGCTGTCGAACTCAATGTACCCGGTGTCCCATTCCCTTTCGACCACGAATTAGCGATCGATGATTGGATTTTCATGATTTTCTTTGTTGGAAACGATTTCTTACCTCATCTACCAAGTTTGGAAATCCGTGAAGGTGCTATCGATGTGTTACTCAAGATTTGGAGAGCCGAGTTACCCAGGATGGGAGGGTACTTGACGAATCATGGAAAGGTCAATTTGGATCGTGCACAGGTTATCTTAGAGGGATTGGCTaaaaatgaagatgaaatcttccagaagaggaaggaag ATGAGGAACGACAAGAACATCATTCCAAGCGAAGACGAATAGATGACCATCGTCGGCAGAATGAGGCTAAGGGTGATGCAGGCGGCCAGCATACTCGATTCGATTCTCCGCCCAAAGGAACAATGCAATTGAATGGTCAAGAATACGTAGCTGTCCAACCTGCCCTCACAGCCCGTGGAGGTCCTCTCCACCCTTCGTTACCTACCAGACCCGCATTTGATCTCGTTCcgaaggaagaagcggaCAAGAAACAATCAGACGCAGTCAAGAAAGCTATGTCGAATACTGCGTCCAACTCCGATATCGTGAAAAATAGAAGAGCTATACGGATGGCCAATCTGAGTGCGGCTGAAGCtctcaaagctgaattgCTAGTTGGTGATAACGAACCTGAAACTGTCACGGTGGAGAATaccgaagatgaggagaaggaacAGTTACCCAAAGATGAAGCTAAGGAGATActggaagaacaaggtgaagatgaaggtgtagatgaggAGATCGTGCAGCCCGCCTTGGTaactgatgaagatgaaggtgaagctcCGATAGGTGATGAGACGATTGAGTTGGACGAAGGAGCGGATGAATCGCCTAGTAGACCAaataagaggaagaggaccAAAGTGGacgagaatgatgaggaagaagcggaagaggatgacgagtCATCAAGTAGCTCgtcggatgatgataatgatgcTCCACCTAATCCTGAGGCCGATCAACCTATCCCCAAGAAGAAACTCAAGGTCAATCCCGATGGTAcggttgatggatatgaggatgatgtgaaaCTTTGGGAACCTGGATATAGAGAAAGGTACTACGAGAAGAAGTTTGGGGTTTCGTTATCGGACACTGAGTTCATACAGCA GATAACAAAATCATACATGGAAGGATTATGTTGGGTCCTGGAGTACTATTACCAAGGTGTACCTGCTTGGGATTGGTTTTATCCTTATCACTATGCACCCTTCGCTCAGGATTTCAAAGATATCGGTAAACTCAAGATTGAATTTGAGATCAGTGAACCATTCAAACCTTTTGCTCAGCTGCTGGGTGTGTTCCCCGCTGCGAG TCGAATACATTTACCTGAGCCTCTACAAGAATTAATGATAAACGAAGATTCCCCAATCTTAGATTTCTATCCCGAAGATTTCGAGATCGACATGAATGGTAAGAAGATGGCATGGCAGGGTGTTGCCCTCTTACCGTTCATCGACCAAGATCGATTACTTGCTGCGTTAGAAAGCAAAGAGAAGGACTTGAAGCCAGAAGAAAGGATTAGGAATAGGTGGGGAGACAATATTATGTTTGTGTCGAATCAGCAGGAATATGGGTTGAGCGAGGTGTGCTCGGAAATGTATGGGTTGAAGTTCAAGGATGTCCacatg CCCGTCCCTCTCAACCCCAAACAGTCCGAAGGAGCCACCGGTTCTATCCTAGCTGTACCGAACTACATCCCTTACTCGACATTTGAATCTCCCATACCAGAAATAGAAGAATGCCCCGATTTGACCAATAACAATTCTATCTCTGTTCGATACTACTTCCCTAAACAGgctcatccccatcgatcAGTCATCTTACCACAGTACAAGCCTGGTCCGTCAAGGTTGAACGAGAGCGACAAAGACTGGGTACGAcgcggaggaggtggtggaggagggcATAGGAGAGGACCAAGACAAAGTGGAGGAGATAATAGGACTGGTGGACCTGGAAtgggtagag gtggatatggtGGAGGTTATGCCCCACCTGGAAATGCTTATaatccacctcgaccttcgtatggaggaggtggaggagggtaTGGTGGATATAacgctcctccacctgcacctgcgCCTGCACCTTATGGTGGATATGGAGGCAGTTATGGAGGATATGGAGGTGCGCCCGCGGGTAGTGCGTACTCTGCACCGGGTCAGGGGGGATATGGAGGttatggaggtggatcagctTATA GCGCATACAACCCACCACCAGCACGCAATTCCAACCCATATgctgctccaccacctaacCCCTATGGTGCACCTCCCAGACCAGCTTACGGcgtaccaccacctcaagGAGGGTATGGTGGTtatggaggagcaggaggtgGCACGGGtgcaggaagaggaggatataATCCTTACGGAGGTGGGAATTCAGCTTATCAACCTAGGAATGGAAAttctggaggaggagggggaagaggtggtaggagGTATTAG
- a CDS encoding proteasome subunit beta type-5, which yields MNSVLSQLQPAAPHQSRLEEDDEFERTDAASWGSMAGFGNLSRTGGVQGMSVPRVSDPTSFLDMHTDNMSSNPEAKIKIAHGTTTLAFKFQGGVIVAVDSRATAGSYVASGTVKKVIEINKFLLGTMAGGAADCQYWETYLGMQCRLYELRNKERISVAAASKILSNIVYQYKGMGLSMGTMVCGWDKTGPCIFYVDDDGQRLKGDLFSVGSGSTFAYGVLDQGYRWDLTDEEAQELGRRSIIAAGHRDAYSGNTCNLYHVKQDGWDFIGNYDVNELWYEYEGKKKAERESQTAAAAAATSPMAVEP from the exons ATGAACTCAGTCTTATCCCAGCTACAACCCGCTGCACCCCATCAATCTCGATtagaagaggacgatgaatTCGAGCGTACCGACGCTGCTTCATGGGGCAGTATGGCTGGATTTGGCAACTTGTCTAGAACGGGTGGTGTGCAAGGGATGAGCGTACCTAGAGTAtctgat CCAACATCGTTTCTTGATATGCACACAGATAACATGTCCTCCAACCCCGAAGCCAAGATAAAAATAGCGCACGGTACGACCACTTTGGCGTTCAAATTCCAAGGTGGTGTTATAGTGGCTGTGGATTCAAGAGCAACTGCTGGAAGTTATGTTG CCTCTGGGACGGTGAAGAAAGTAATCGAGATCAACAAATTCTTACTTGGTACTATGGCTGGTGGTGCTGCTGATTGTCAATACTG GGAAACATACCTCGGTATGCAATGTCGATTATACGAATTACGAAACAAGGAGAGAATCTCAGTAGCAGCAGCTTCAAAGATATTGTCGAACATTGTGTATCAGTACAAGGGTATGGGACTGAGTATG GGAACCATGGTCTGTGGATGGGACAAAACGGGACCATGTATCTTCtatgtagatgatgatggacaaaGACTGAAAGGAGATCTGTTCTCTGTTGGTTCAGGTAGTACTTTTGCCTATGGTGTACTTGACCAA GGTTACCGATGGGATTTGACAGATGAGGAAGCCCAAGAATTAGGTAGAAGGTCAATCATCGCTGCTGGTCATCGGGATGCTTATTCAGGTAACACATGTAATCTGTATCATGTCAAGCAAGATGGTTGGGACTTTATCG GCAACTACGATGTCAATGAGTTGTGGTACGAGTACgagggtaagaagaaggCAGAGAGGGAATCGCAAACCGCTGCAGCTGCAGCTGCTACTTCTCCAATGGCTGTTGAACCATAG